From the Arctopsyche grandis isolate Sample6627 chromosome 2, ASM5162203v2, whole genome shotgun sequence genome, the window ttattttaatcttataaTGACATGCGATATATTTAGgttcaatatttttgtttacgTACATTTAACGAAACGTCAATATCATACAAAGGTCAATATCATACTTGGCTTTTCCGTTGGTGCTGATTTTTCGTTTTGCACTTGTCTGTTTCAGATATACATAAATCCGGTAAAACATGGCTTGGACGAAATATCAGAAGTTTTTGGCGTTGATACTCGTCATCACCGGGTCAATTAACACTTTGTCTACAAAATGGGCCGATATGCTGGACTCCGAAGGATCTGACGGTCAGATTCGACCGTTTCAACATCCGTTCTTACAGGTGTGGTATTTTCGTTGTTTACAATTGGACGTCGCTTTTGTTAATTACTTACATTTGAATTTCCATTGCAGTCCAGCTTCATGTTTCTTGGTGAAATGATGTGTTTGGTAGTTTTCAAAATGTTAGTGTGTGGATTTGCCGGACGACCATCGGTATCGACGCAAACAAACGGTCTGGTCAGCGGAAACAGAAACTTCAGTCCTTTCATTCTTATGTTGCCCGCTACTTTGGATTTGGTACGTATTATGATTACCGAAAGGTGCAACCTTTACCGGTCCATACATTGGACCAGTATCGTTTCTCAGTGCGTTGTTTTCCCAAGTACAATCTTTTCATCAGTGATCGAttatgagttcgaatcagtcaaaatcccgCGTTTGAagtttcgcatgatcacaaaacttcatctattgttactacgtacatggataaagtaaaaatcaagcAAATATTCTATACTTTTTTGCATTCatcatataatatgtgtgtgttgtatatatatatttttttacagattgCGACCTCTACAATGTATATAGGGTTGAATTTAACATATGCGAGCAGTTTTCAAATGTTCCGAGGTTCTATAATCGTTTTCACTGCTATACTCTCTGTCGTTTTCCTCGACAAGAAGATAATCGCCCGGGAATGGTGTGGCATAGGTGGTTGTCTTATTTGCTTTAAAAACATTGTAACATCCGTTGCAAAAGTTGCAATATTATTTCGATTTGTTTATTTAGGGTGTGTAATCATCGGATTGGTTGTCGTCGGCGCTTCAGATTTTCTAAATAAAGATACATCACAGACGTACGGCCAGAACAGTATAATCACCGGCGACTTGTTGATAGTATTGGCTCAGATCATATCCGCCACGCAAATGGTCTACGAGGAAAAGTATGTATCTGGTAAGTGCAaaaacgtttttatttatttatttttacatatacagtgCCCCACAGAATTAAGTGGACACTtcagaaaaaaaactttaagacagaatatttttgttatgataCATTTTGCACAAgagaaataaatcattaatattcATGATACTtaggtttaaaaaattatacaaaaatattttgaaaaaacaataccgtttattaaaaaaaaaaaaaaatgagcaaaataCAGAAAAATGAGCAGTAAAATTAAGTGGACAGAGAGAAAttgagatatatattttttttaaaacttgtaTGAGATCCTTTGGAATTAATTACAGCCTGCAGTCTATTGGGTGTGCTTTCAACTAATTTTTGGTGTGTCAGCatctaaattttttcaaatagtggacaATTcatgaaaaaacattttttatttttatttaaaattttttggtCCATTCTAATAGACCACTAATTTTCTATGGGATTAATATCTGGTGATTGGGGAGGCcactcaattaattaaattgtatcttcttcgaaaaatttcattgttttcttcGATTTGTGTTTTAGGTCGTTGTCCTGTTGAAAGATGAAAATACTCCCCAGACCAATTTGTTTCGACTGATTCTTCCAAATTGTCTTTGATTATATCGATGTATATATGGGAGTCCATTATTCCTTCTATTTTGGCTGGACTCCGACGCCCTTCCAGGAAAAACAGCCCCATATCATAATTGAGCCACCACCATATTTCACCGTTTTCTCAACACACTTGTTTTTGAGGGCTTCACTGAATTTTTTCCATacttttcttttactttttgtgCCGAACTCAAAGCTCAAATTTACGTTCGTCACTCCACACAATTCGTTTCCAAAACGATAAAGgcattgcaatatattttttggcgAATCTTAATCTCTTCGCTTGGTTCACCTTGCTGGTTAAAGGTTTGCGCCGCACTCTACATTTTTTTAAGCCAACTTCTTTTAATCTACGTGACTCTGTCTTCTACAAGATATTCAACGACAGGTCTTCTTTAATTTACCGACAAGTTTTCGTCGGTTCTTGCTTTACTTTCTTAAAAATCAGACGATCACCCCGttgatttgttcatttttttcttcctcTTCCCGGTAAATTCTCAACAGTGTCAtggtttttgaatttattccaaATCTTTTCGGCAGCACTTTGAAATACGATATTTACTCGCGATATCACAAAAACTCACACCAATTTTATCATCTACCAGAAATTTTCGAACTTAAACatgaatttcagatttttttcgacattttatttttacaacactACACGGGAACAATATTAACGAAACCACTGTCTCCTACCAATTCAAAAGATAGAAtgataaaacacaaaaaaattgaagaaatcgTATCAGTAATAACTGAAATACAGGGTCCCAAACACATTCGTTCCGCATGAACGCACGACCCAATTTTTGAATTGTGACGAATGCGGCAATGTCAACGAAACAGCTATAAAGCGAAAAAAACGAAATGTCTAAATTAGGATCATAAAATAACAcccttttaatttttgaaaactataaaGCTCTATGTTAAATACTTTTTGAGAAAACCGCGTTCTTGTGTACACACTTAATTCTGTCGGGCACTGTATAtatgccaggaaggccttacacgtaaaccccaatgtgccttcctggtcaattaaaaacattgcagcatttttattacataaatcgctgaatttcgtaATGCTGCAAAACTCGAAATtatctattatttaattaattacttaatccatagagacatctatggatttaaacttgtacgtaaattttattgtacataaatcaaat encodes:
- the Tango9 gene encoding transport and golgi organization 9 encodes the protein MAWTKYQKFLALILVITGSINTLSTKWADMLDSEGSDGQIRPFQHPFLQSSFMFLGEMMCLVVFKMLVCGFAGRPSVSTQTNGLVSGNRNFSPFILMLPATLDLIATSTMYIGLNLTYASSFQMFRGSIIVFTAILSVVFLDKKIIAREWCGIGCVIIGLVVVGASDFLNKDTSQTYGQNSIITGDLLIVLAQIISATQMVYEEKYVSGLDIAPLQAVGWEGVFGFFILLILHVIFYYTPAPPRFNNNPRQTFEDAIDGLIQIGNNGLLIISVVGCIISIAFFNFAGISVTKEMSATTRMVLDSVRTLVIWTVSLAVGWQVFHWPQLVGFTILLLGTCLYNNILVDRIFKRFQPEDVQPIVNRDADDLDNTIQ